One window from the genome of bacterium CG_4_10_14_0_2_um_filter_33_32 encodes:
- the hypC gene encoding HypC/HybG/HupF family hydrogenase formation chaperone, translating into MCLGTIGKIKKIKYSEAIVDFSGNSRSVSLRLLPQAKVGNYILVHAGFAIAIADEAQAKENDKLIAEIIDEVKKYS; encoded by the coding sequence ATGTGTTTAGGAACCATAGGGAAAATTAAAAAAATAAAATATTCTGAAGCTATTGTTGATTTTTCAGGTAATTCAAGATCTGTTTCATTAAGATTATTACCTCAAGCAAAAGTAGGTAATTATATTTTAGTTCATGCCGGTTTTGCTATAGCAATAGCAGATGAAGCACAGGCAAAAGAGAATGACAAATTAATAGCAGAGATTATAGATGAAGTTAAAAAATATAGTTGA